The Drosophila mauritiana strain mau12 chromosome 2R, ASM438214v1, whole genome shotgun sequence genome has a segment encoding these proteins:
- the LOC117137320 gene encoding uncharacterized protein LOC117137320: protein MFTRTPPTNKKLNTDQIQAILENESEDESRKEKMNEEDQKLAPVGEAEAKKQNKDASAKVEEKFEQMMNTLTQSMLAKSKQEGQVIIAAEKFEKVVSDCDGKSIPIKKWFEIFEKNAEAYELSEKQKYVQARSKMIGSAELFLESECVSGYTELKELLIEEFSGSYNSAVIHKKLQDRKKKREETLHDYLLQMKKIAALGEVETVALITHIVNGLDIKKEYKGAMLRCKTLKELKQEFEIYESLNIVDKPNIQPKPKQITQGVKADHCFNCGSREHKRKDCTLPTKCFSCNQEGHISSKCPEKVNSMRIHVDSARTKPVIINGIIINCLVDTGSDVTIIKEAIFKKMKDVDLNRTATVLRGLGNASTQPIGCFRALIKTDQVEASHNVLVVHDSKFSCDGIVGHDFISKFCLICSAEGYTFLDLEADKKQAVEYSQMVNICEESSFTVAPQYREDVERMIERTYETPPKQIKQCPVELKIIPDGVIKPFRHGHTRLSEEEAIAVKKQVEEWVEQSIVRKSTSNVASRIVVVKKKDGTLRVCVDYRKLNTMVLMDCFPVPIMEEVLEKLQSAKWFTTMDLQNGFFHVAVEEASKPYTAFVTREGLFEFNKAPFGFKNSPAAFIRKKLGKQEGYLNCIDKGDAPLHTLHIDHLGPMDSSAKQYKYILATVDAFSKFVWLFPTKSTGQEEVVKRLTDWSNIFGFPKRIVSDKGTAFTSGAFEQFMSSHNVEHVCTTTGVARGNGQIERVNRLILAIVSKLSSDEPSKWYKYVPEVQKAINCHVHSSLKLSPFEVMFGTKMYTRVEDRLLELLQEEVVCQFNEDRYEMRQLVKRNIEQAQKDYKRNYDKKRRAEYKYKAGDLVAIKRTQFVAGRKMASGYLGPYEVTGVKDNGRYDVKKAANVEGPNVTSTSCDNMKLWKYIAENADLLSSGSDDDDQEGRM, encoded by the coding sequence ATGTTCACACGTACACCacctacaaataaaaaacttaacacCGACCAAATACAAGCAATTCTAGAGAACGAAAGCGAGGACGAaagcagaaaagaaaaaatgaacgAAGAAGATCAAAAGTTGGCGCCTGTAGGAGAAGCAGAGGCAAAGAAGCAGAATAAAGACGCTAGTGCTAAAGTCGAAGAGAAATTTGAACAAATGATGAATACTCTAACCCAGAGCATGTTGGCAAAATCTAAACAAGAGGGGCAAGTAATTATCGCTgcagaaaaatttgaaaaagttgTAAGTGACTGTGATGGCAAATCAATTCCTATTAAAAAATGgtttgaaatttttgagaAAAATGCCGAGGCATATGAACTTTcggagaaacaaaaatatgttcaaGCCAGAAGTAAGATGATTGGATCAGCAGAACTTTTCTTAGAATCTGAATGTGTCAGTGGATACACTGAACTCAAAGAGTTACTAATTGAAGAATTTTCAGGCAGCTATAATAGCGCCGTTATTCACAAAAAGTTGCAAgacaggaagaagaagagggagGAAACTCTACACGACTATTTGTTACAAATGAAGAAAATAGCAGCCTTAGGTGAAGTTGAAACAGTTGCTTTGATAACTCATATCGTAAACGGCCTCGACATTAAAAAGGAGTATAAGGGTGCTATGCTCCGTTGTAAAACTCTTAAGGAATTAAAGCAAGAATTCGAAATCTACGAGAGTCTGAATATTGTTGACAAGCCGAATATtcaaccaaaaccaaagcaaattACACAAGGTGTAAAAGCAGATCACTGCTTCAACTGTGGTTCGAGGGAACACAAACGAAAGGATTGTACACTTCCTACCAAATGTTTCAGCTGTAATCAAGAGGGCCATATCTCAAGCAAGTGTCCGGAAAAAGTAAACAGCATGCGCATTCACGTTGATAGTGCACGAACAAAGCCAGTAATCATAAATGGGATTATCATCAACTGTCTGGTGGACACAGGATCAGATGTGACCATAATTAAAGAAGCTATATTCAAGAAGATGAAAGATGTTGATTTAAACCGCACTGCAACAGTATTGCGAGGTTTGGGAAATGCCTCAACACAGCCGATTGGATGCTTCAGAGCATTAATCAAGACCGACCAGGTGGAAGCAAGCCACAACGTTTTAGTCGTCCACGATTCTAAATTCAGTTGCGATGGAATAGTGGGACACGATTTTATCAGCAAGTTTTGTCTTATCTGTAGTGCAGAAGGCTATACTTTTCTTGACCTGGAAGCAGataaaaaacaagcggttGAGTATTCCCAAATGGTTAATATTTGTGAAGAATCTTCTTTTACAGTTGCACCACAATACCGAGAAGACGTTGAACGCATGATAGAGAGAACATACGAAACACCACCCAAGCAGATAAAGCAATGTCCAGTCGAACTCAAAATTATTCCTGATGGCGTGATTAAACCCTTTCGCCATGGACACACCCGACTATCTGAAGAAGAAGCTATAGCTGTAAAGAAGCAGGTAGAGGAATGGGTCGAGCAGTCAATCGTCCGTAAATCTACATCAAATGTTGCCAGTCGCATAGTCGTTGTCAAGAAAAAGGATGGTACCCTACGCGTTTGCGTGGACTATAGAAAATTGAACACCATGGTTCTGATGGATTGTTTTCCGGTACCCATAATGGAGGAGGTGCTTGAAAAACTGCAGAGTGCCAAATGGTTTACAACCATGGACTTACAGAACGGATTTTTTCATGTGGCCGTAGAAGAAGCCAGCAAGCCGTACACAGCATTTGTTACCCGAGAAGGCTTATTCGAGTTTAACAAAGCGCCCTTTGGTTTTAAGAATTCCCCAGCAGCGTTTATACGCAAAAAGTTGGGAAAGCAGGAGGGATATCTAAATTGCATAGATAAAGGAGACGCACCGTTGCACACACTACACATCGATCATTTGGGGCCAATGGATTCATCGGCCAAACAGTATAAATACATTCTGGCAACAGTCGATGCGTTTTCAAAGTTTGTCTGGTTATTCCCAACCAAATCAACCGGACAGGAAGAAGTGGTCAAGAGGCTGACCGACTGGtcaaacatttttggtttCCCTAAGCGAATTGTTAGCGACAAAGGAACGGCCTTTACGAGTGGTGCGTTCGAACAATTTATGAGCAGCCATAACGTGGAACACGTCTGCACAACTACTGGAGTGGCCAGAGGCAACGGCCAGATAGAACGAGTAAATCGTTTAATTTTGGCAATAGTATCAAAGCTGTCTTCAGACGAACCGTCGAAGTGGTACAAATATGTGCCTGAGGTACAAAAGGCGATCAACTGTCACGTGCATTCATCACTGAAGCTGTCACCATTTGAGGTCATGTTTGGCACCAAGATGTACACCCGAGTTGAGGATCGGTTACTGGAACTGCTCCAAGAAGAAGTGGTCTGTCAATTCAACGAGGACCGCTATGAGATGAGACAGCTGGTAAAACGCAACATCGAGCAGGCGCAAAAGGACTACAAGCGCAATTACGACAAAAAGCGCCGAGctgaatacaaatacaaagcAGGTGATCTGGTTGCAATTAAAAGGACCCAATTTGTAGCTGGCCGCAAGATGGCAAGCGGGTATTTAGGTCCATACGAAGTCACAGGAGTCAAAGACAATGGCAGATATGACGTCAAAAAAGCAGCAAACGTCGAAGGACCCAATGtcacatccaccagctgtgACAACATGAAGTTGTGGAAGTACATAGCCGAAAATGCAGACCTATTGTCATCCGGGtcggatgatgatgatcagGAGGGCCGAATGTAA